The region TATATCGCCTTTTCTTCTTTACTCTATATTCagacacagtttttttttttcttcagcacatCCATCTGGCTGCCCTCCCCACCCCCAATGAGACAACCACCCATCTCCCTATGGGAATACCAAGTAGGAGCAGGTAGCTGAGAGGAGTGTTCGGGAGCCAAAATAACCCCCGACCATTGAAAACAGGATGAATGCATGCCGAGCTGAATACAGGGGTAAACTGTTAGGTCTTTGTCATTCAAAGTGATGCTTTTAACCCTTTGTGGTCCCTCTTCCTAACCGCCCCCCcgcctcaccccccccccccactcctcctccacaccCACCCTTTCCCTTTTCATTCACAGCTGAGACAATGCAGGGGGAGAGGAGGCCTGCGACTGGAAAGATAAAGACTAAACACAAGATCAACTCTCCCTTTTCTGTCTCTAATGGGATTCTGCCCATTATGTTTCcatcttctctcttcctcatcGTTGTAAAATAGGTGAAAGTTGATAATTATGGAAAAAATCCACCCCTCTCCGTCAGTCAAAGGCTGGGGGATGAATAACAAACAAGTGAGCGCAGGTTGGGCCTCGGCATGTCAATCACAGCTCTGAATGCAGACTGTGTCACAAACATGTCCGTGTGCTGTCAACAAGTGTCAGGGGCTTATGTTTCAGGCTTATGTTTCGCCTCCAGGGATATTCTAAACCAAGGAATTCCTCAACAAACCTTTGATTGAAAAAGTGCacggaaaaaaagaaagaaacggTGAGTATCTGCTGGATCACGATTAAGGTGTATGAAATGAACTTGAAGCCAAGCCAGGGATTAATAACAGgttttcacaaatgcacatctGCAAATAATATATGTGGAATGTTTGATTTGTACGATAAAAAAGCGACAGAGCCACACTTTCATCGTGATTTTTCAGAAGTGTAAGCGAGCACATTCTTCACACATTTACTTTACCACAGACAGATGTTATGAAGGGAAACTGAAGGCAAACTTAGTTTAAAAGAGCATTAAATGAGACAAtgacactgcagaaaaaaatacatcagaCCTCAAGGTTGTTTAATTTCAAACGTTAATATATTTGTCTTCTAATTCATAGTGAACTATTCAACCAGCTTTGACACTCCTATAGGTCACCTCCAATATGCAGCAACTACAGAAGAGCCCCAGTAAGAGGTGACACATTTAACAATgcgttttcaaaataaatatttttttcattataaaataataaaccttcaaataaatatatatttttttactttacactAAGCAATGTTGGAAttagaaaatatttgttttcataaaatgtCACTGTACAATTTACAAATAGAAGGGATAAGATTTTTCCTTTGAATATTACATTAAATTGATTGATGAACATTCcagtgaatgtaaaaaaaagacaaacaaaccccccccccaaaaaaaacaaaaaaaacaaaaaaaactaagaaagaaagaaagaaaaaaaaaaaacattgtatgAATGAAGTTTACTGAGTCCTATAAACGCAAATTTATCAAGTTGCCTCTGGTATGGCTGAAAGGTTTTCACAGTTGAAGCATTATTatatgtacaaaaataaaacctctgtCAAAGTCATTTCCTAATGTACATACCCTTTGTATTTACTACTATACATACAGTTAGTAACAGGAATCTGTTCTTAGCATATAAGTCgtattaaatgttaaaaaaaaaaaaaagactatccATTTGGACTCTCGTTGCAACAACATCATCTGGGCACTATCTgggcaaataaaataatttttcaggaCAAAACAGTAGTTGTGTATGTCTTCATACTTTTGTGGTATGAAGTGTGGAGCGCTTATTTTGGTTTACCTTTCAAGTGAACCTCATCATGTTACGGTGAGTGAGTGCACCTCCAGAGTCGACATGGGAGGGCATGAATGATGgacaacacaaaaactcaaGCACAAGAGCATCATCCGCTCCGGAATCGAACCTTTCCACTAGACAGCTGCAGGTccaaaacatgcatttttttcagtcacCATGGAGTCTTTCCATCCTTCTGCACCTTGTCTACGTTGGCTTTCCCGCGTCCTCACAGTAGATTGGTTTTGTGTTCTTGCACCGACAGCCAGGTCGTGAGACTCGGTCATAGCAGCTCTGGCACACAGCGACACATCCTTTAGCCGGGAGGTAGCACAGGAGACAGGGGAAGAGCAGGGAGAGGAGCGACACGGTGGTCCAGCGTACACagcagtgtgactgtgtgcatgaGAAGGGCTTGTCAGCGCACGTGTCCTCGTCGTCACTGGAGCAGTGGTAGAAAAGGCCTTTGATGCAGCAGACGCACGTCCCGTACTCCACAGCGTTCTGCGCCGAGCACACGCACCGCCGGCTGCACATCCAGCAGGAGGGAAGCACCCGTGGGTGACTGCACTCTGAACACTGGCACCGACCGCAGTTCTCACACTTGTTTGAGTGTTTACTGGGATTTTTATTGGCAGCGCTGCCTGGCAAGGCCACCACAGCGCAGGACTCGTCATTTAGGGGCTTCAACTCTTCTGAAGTCAGCTCTGTGCGTTTGGGCTGCGCGGTGATGATCTGGTCGCCACCCACCGGGCTGCTGAGGAGCCTCTGGCCTGAAGAGGTGCTCTCCACACTGGTCCTGATGCTACTCTGGGAGTCCTCTATAATGGAGTACCGCAACACGCTTTCCCTGGAAGAGATGGACACGCTGGTGATTCCATGCAGGTTGTGGAGGTTATGAGGTCTCTCTTCCCGGCTCTCCTGCTGCCCACTTGTCGTAGTGCCCGGCGGTGACAACAAGCTGTTCTTCTGCTGACTGGCCGGAGACCTTTGGGCGATTATGGGCCCTTCTGTATACTCATTACTACTCCCAGTTATCCTTATCTGATCCAGAGACAGCACTTCTTGAAGGTGGGGGAGCTGCCCGTTTGCCAGCCCAGTATTTAGCAGGCTGTTTTGAGTTTGCGGAGGCCAC is a window of Echeneis naucrates chromosome 2, fEcheNa1.1, whole genome shotgun sequence DNA encoding:
- the spry2 gene encoding protein sprouty homolog 2, coding for MDSRSQNDSDGGGGHSEWSPSSTSSPGTSNDERGSQLWPPQTQNSLLNTGLANGQLPHLQEVLSLDQIRITGSSNEYTEGPIIAQRSPASQQKNSLLSPPGTTTSGQQESREERPHNLHNLHGITSVSISSRESVLRYSIIEDSQSSIRTSVESTSSGQRLLSSPVGGDQIITAQPKRTELTSEELKPLNDESCAVVALPGSAANKNPSKHSNKCENCGRCQCSECSHPRVLPSCWMCSRRCVCSAQNAVEYGTCVCCIKGLFYHCSSDDEDTCADKPFSCTQSHCCVRWTTVSLLSLLFPCLLCYLPAKGCVAVCQSCYDRVSRPGCRCKNTKPIYCEDAGKPT